DNA sequence from the Ischnura elegans chromosome 8, ioIscEleg1.1, whole genome shotgun sequence genome:
AAttatgaattcaaatatataataaatttcatttctttttttctacaaCATTCCCCCTGTGTGTAAATCTTGGTCAAATTTAAAAGGGAAAACCTTTGATGAAGAACCCGTTAAATACCATCGAAGGCTGTGATTCACCATAATAAGTCCCTTTCTATGTGACCCACCTCCGCCAGGGTGGAAAGGGTAAGGAAAAAGAGTATCAGTTATTGCCTTTCCCGGAAACAgtttatttctctctcctttgCTACTCTTAACACTTCTTCAATACCagaagcatatttcttatatgtggGATGGTTCTAACAAATATCCCATCCCTTGCATCTTCGATGTATTGCGTTAAATGGCCAAGTCAATCAATCTATTATCCTCGTAATATTCTGAGTATTGACTTTTACGTGAATACTATGTGCCATGCTTTAAATAAGATTTCcaagaattaattttcaaaaaaacttgaaaaatcagcTGAGCATTTAGGTCCCGCATCACACAGTGGACTGAAATAGAATAAAACTtgccaaacattattttttcaaatattaatttaagaaaaaacgaTGAAGTCTTCTCATAATAAAATGCACGTAGAacaaattactgaaataattttaaatctaagTCATTTTTGTAGAGGAGGATAAGTCttttaagtttataaaaatgatctcaaaaatgtttactttttttgaaaattgactgGATTATATTGCTGcagttgtgttttgttttaagatgcctaaatttaaagtataccatggagtaaaattaaacatttttgaatctattgtggtgaaaatttttattctatcgatagttttcattactttaataaacaaataaaatgccATGCTTATCACAGATTTTTTATATAGTGTAGGGGAAAACTTTATgatgaaataattgaagaattttGTGACACGTCAAACAAtgcctggcgactatgccaactgcATGACATCAGCATCCACCCGTTCCCCCAGTAGATTTATAGAGGTAAGTACTGAATACTGGTAACCATAATAATTATAGTTAGATAAGATTGTTCCTCCCCTAAAGTAAGAAATATAACCTTATTACCCCAGACAGTAGATTacaaatttcttacttttttgCAAATTTGAATGTATGACTGATTGATCAACTCAGCAGTTTCGGACATTTTGCATGCATTTGTGATCACATCCAGGTCTGATAAGCTTTCTCTATTCAAGCTGTAAAAGTGTACCAGTGGATCATCAGCAACATCTCCGATAAGTAagtattcaattataaaaatactaaatagtACATATAGGCGTAGTTGCTATAAACCTAAATTTCTTAGAGAAACTTGGATAAACGTAATTTTTCAAAAGCCACTGTCACTCACACAACGCTATGGTTAATGGCTATCCTAAGGAAGATCATGCGCAATTGTGTAGGGAGCAGTagaggatacagaaaaaactcaagaaaatatttctagAGAACTTTAAtccgaatgaaaaataagtcgcatgcaaagtttgagaatGTTTCATTCAAGCTGATTGTAGACATATACAaaataatgctatcttatgatttaaaaaagttacaattgtggttctccTATGTTAGGCAATGCAGGTGGCCCTGCCTCTCCCTCAAATCTGGAAGATTTTGGCTCTGGGGCATCAGTTTTGGtataaaaaaaggcattttggAATCCAGGTATTAGTGTCCCAAGTTATggcagaaggtatcttcgtaaaaggtgacattagaatttgtttacttttttcctcgCGGTCAACAGCTTTTGTGTTTGTTGACTGTTGACTGATCACCTTATCCTCCCATTTTGCAACGTTTaatgatgtttaaaaataattttatgcatttcatatGAATATAGTTTTCTTTAAATGATTACATTTTATGTTCAACCACTTACTTCTTTATGGCAAACTGATAATTTCAGTAAAATGATCCCTTTCTACTGAAGTGGTCTGACAAGtcgattttttatataaaaatttgtgTAACACTCcgtaaatttgtttttaaataactCCCCTGATCATTATTTCGGCAAAATGACATTATATTCGTGTTATGTAGCATTAAAAGAggtgaaaatattcaattaagtTACCTATAAAGGTATGGAAGACATAATTTTTGGCGAGGTTTTTTGATTTCAGCCCACCGTGCATCTTTGTAACTCAGCGTCGAtgtgcaataaaaaaatcactcattccTCAGACGAAAACTTTTATCCAAGATTTCTgctcattattatcatttttattgttattatcataattaaagtattcttcgGATTAAGTAAGTTTCCATGTAGTATTTttgaagcattctggcagcctcctctTCCCTGGAGCAGttgcctcttcaattcacagtaaggctgGCTTCTCTTCATtcttaaaaaatcctattcttttccttcctctccattgtttgcccaacattctaccttcgaAAACCGTTTAAAtggtgtccacgtttctgcaacgtaaagcactacactccaaaCTCTTCGGTAACCTTTACTTTTAACTCTAATGTAAGGATCCTTtcataagctcctttctgttcatgaacgcctgcaaattttcattgtaacaaaaataaaatgtctaaaataatatttataaataaaaattgcatttttaataaaaacgaattttaataaaaaaaaggtatTACGGCCTACGGCCGCTTCAacttctttgaaaataattttatggagtAAAAAATGTGTCTATTGATCTTGGATAGAAAAAATGTGAGAATGAAAAAACTCAATACTTCATGACAATGTAAAGTTTTGATTTCACCCAGCCACTTCAAATGGCATTCAGCTGTCAATAATATTGAGGTGGCATTAATGCTGTGCAATCATGTTTTTTCGCTCATGattcttccttaaaattttgattattttccaaGCCTATTTCAACGTAAATGAAAGATAATTCCTTTTCTAATTAACTACtctttaatggaattttttcctcCAGCTTATCATAAGTAAGAGTTCcaatttccttgaataatttgatCCATTATAAGTAGCTATTATTCATATTTTGAGTAGGTTAGATAGAAGCGAGTGCTCAAAAATTATAGTTCTCATAATTCTCATAACATTGTCCATCCAGTTTGTCATGCTTATTCATGCTGTTTCTCTTGCATGAAAAAAACCGTGCTGCTCCCTTTGTGAACCTTTATTTCTGCCCATGCGTGAATAACAACCCGTTCACTCAGACacaaaatcacaatttatttgaaaaagcaaTTGATGAGCTACCACAAAAATCTCTTCTAAATTAAGACATTTTATCATGACTTGATAATAAAACGACGTGCCCGTACCTTTCTGGAGTTGGGGACGTCATCAGAGTTCTTCATCTTTTCGCTCATGGAGAACCTATCTTAGAGGGATGAAATTGTTCGCAAGAGAGTAAACAACAATCAACCAAGCGAGACCCATTCATTAGTGGAGAAAAAGCTGTAGTCCCAGGTAGTCCGCTCGGGTGGTCAGGGGCCcatgatgtcatcaactcataTGCAAATTGGTTATGGCCGTCGTTTGTTAGCCGCGAATCTCTCAAGGAATAGGCGAGGGATCgttaaacagaaaaataaatcccAAAATCTGTCGAAAGCGGCAGAAAAGGAAAACTGGTGAACATCTCGATTGCAAAGCAtctttttcgggaaatgagagaCTCCAGTGCGGTTTTAACAATAACCAAGCCTGATGTGGAGAAAAAATTGGGGTGTATTTCGAAGAAATAGGGTTGGAAAGTTTTGGAAGTTATTTAGATTCTTGATTACGGCTTCAAAAATGGCGCAAGAGAATTTCAGCGCTACCTATCAGCGACGCGAGGTAAGCTGTGACAAATGGTCAACGACCCTGATTTCTGGCGTATCGAATATTCGAAAGATTCGGAATCTTCGATAAATGTCCGACAAGCTCTCTAAAATCAAGGGAGAATGTCGTTCGACGTTAGATTGGAAGGTAGATATCGCTGACGTTCACGGTATTTGCATCGTTAAAAAACCTTGGTCGGTCCTTATCATCCCGTAGAAAGTTATTCATTGTTATTAAGAGTCATCAACTTAATATGGGCCTTGTCAAATCAGCAGGAAGCTTCTCTATCTAGATTCGTTAGCTGATGACCGAAAACGTTGAATTTTTTGTTCTTGCCGTTGAATTATCACCATATAGTTTATCAAGGATGCTGTTCAATAGGTTTAAACCTGCGGTAACTCAACATGAGTGCGAGAACGATGTGAATACTCTGAGGCCTTACAGTGATCAATCGCTTTTGATGGTGTTGCGAAGTGAATGTTGATAATTCGTTAAAATTAATCACTCCAGTTGTGCTGGTTGCAATTGGCCTGCGTCTGTGAAGCAAGAGTTTAATTGTAGGTATAATGATTAATCAGAAAGGGCATCACAACACAACTAAAAATGCTGATCACCAGTTACCTAATCGAAagcattatttattgaaattgctGCAATCTCTGGCATTAGTGACTGAACGTTATTACGATTAAATTGCAGTATGAACGAGAAAGTTGATATTGAGAAGGGATTATCGGGTGGGAAGACCTCGAGTGAAAACCTTTATGTGAAGTTCAACATAATTAGTTTTGGGTCTTTGTGCAATTGCATTCTTTCGACTGGCACATTAGCATTTTTAGCACTCTTAGTATTTGAATGCAAAGACTATATACAGTCCGTATTGGTATGGGTGGAAAACCAGGAGTCGTGggcaatttatttaatacttgtCTCTCTATTTACCATTGTATCGTTTCCATTCACCTGGGGTTATCTGTTCCTCAACATCGCGTGCGGGTATCTTTTTGGCATTATTAGAGGTTTTGTAGCGGTTGTTATAACAGCTGTGATTGGGGTTTTTATTGCTCACTCGGTGATTAGGATGTTTTTTACTGGTTTTGCACTTATGAGACTGTTCAATAGTGATTACGCTCGTGCGATGCTCCGTGTAATATCTGGGCCCCAAGCCTTCAAAGTCGTTGCCTTCGCGAGGTTGACTCCAATTCCATTTGGGCTGCAAAATACCATTTTTGCTGTAAGTCGCATACTTTTACTATGCTGCAGCTCACAAATAAAACACAAggtgaaatgcttaaaatttcctttgttttccaGGTGAGCAGTATCGGAAGCGTTAAGTACATTTTAGCCACGATGGTAGGCCTCCTACCTACTCAGGCCATTAATGTTTACCTTGGCAGTACTTTGAGATCGATGGAAGATGTTCTGTCAGACGAGACGACTGCATTTACAGGATACATCGTTTTCGCTGTCCAGGTATACTTCAAAGTTTTACTGGTCTACTTCGTTACTTAAATAATTTCCGAGAGCTATTTTGGACCTATAAATTtcagattgaaatgaaaatggattcattaatctaaaaaaatagtGATTATATTCTTAGCAGTCTATGTAAAAAAGAGGATTTCATTGGGAGAGGAAAAAGTTTACCTCACCCTATGAAAGTCCTGAATCTTCAAATTAAGTAACCTCACAGTTGAGGTTACTGAGTTTCTGAGTGATTGTAGCTTTAATTACTGTTGCTGTGGTTGGAATCTCTTTCCTTTCATGGACAAAATATTTGGTGGCTGTATTTGTGAATGcagacaaatgaaaattttccccttttttgTACTAACATGTGGCAATCCACCTCATGCACGCTGCTGTTTACGTGCTCAATATTGATGATGACTTAAAATATTGCTTTGTATTCATGAGGCTGAGAAGTCAGGAGATGTTTCAAAAATTGGAAAACCCTTCTCAGATGGTCTCCAAAGAATAGGGTGACCCCTAACCCTGTATGTGGTGTACTACCTTGGAAATATGGTATACTACCTTTGGCTTTTGGCCGTGTATATGATTTTGTCCATTACTAAGTCCCCTAGAATCATGGAGGAATAGATTAAAATCTTTAAGCACTCTGCACGTGgcttaaaaaatcatatgattcagACATTATTGGAGCTGAAATGGCTCTTGTAATCAGAGGTACCTTTTACATGGGGAACGTCATtgtgcaggttagcactgaaaatatGTTGAGGATGCAAGCTTGGAATAAGAGTATTATGCCATCTCacattcacgcattctcgcatgtattctagccaTTAACAGTtttacacaatgcaattttcATTGGGCCTTTGTACGTACGTAAGATTGTGCAATCATGTTCCCCATGTAAAACTGCCTTGAGGGAAAGTAACTAAATTACCAGTGATGATAACATTTTAGGTCACTTTTTCTTGTTACTATTGTTCTCAAAAATATAACCATTTTCAGTAAACCTGCCattgttttctgaaaataaatgttaacttCTGGATATTTCTCCAACTTGgagcaaatttttttcttatttcttttacaAGCTTAGTCCAAAACACCTGGTAGACACTAAAGCCTGTTCACCTATACTATTGCTTTTCCAGGGAAGTGCTGGtgaattacattcattatttGTTGATAATGAGCTATGCAGCACTAGTGGACTATGAATTCTTTTGCCCTATCCGCTTATggaattttcaaaaagtttctAGAAAATTAACCTTAATTGTACTTGTGACTATTACCAGAATTAAAATCTATCTAAAAACTATCTTCAGAATTAAAATTGGTGATCCTATTCAATTGCAAAATTGTACATAGTTTACCCAATTTACCTGTAACTTATTTATATCACTGTTTATTATTCATAGATGATTTTGGCAGTTTTAGCTTTTTTTCCATGCtagcatttcaaaataaaaatgctgcTATGTTAagactttctctctctctattcaGATTTTGATTGGAGTATCCTTGATGGTGTTTGTGGTGCACAAGGCACGGTTGGAACTACGCAAGGCTCTTGAACAGGACTTGAGTACCAACATTCAAACTTTGGATTCAAAAGCCTTTGAAATAGTAAGCTGACACTAGAAACTGGGCTTTGGTTCCCTCTGGCACTCGGGGAGAAGTCCTGGAATCAGTAATCAGCAAATGTGCATTGCATTTCCATGTGATTAGAACATATTTACGAAGCTTCTGTGATTAATTTGAGCTaatcaaatgtaaaaattgttGTTGACATAGTTTTATATGTTTATACATATAACTACAATATTACTGTTAatgcaatttcatttttccattgagataatattatacataaatttacatttattaaatatagttattttttcataactctTTTATTTGTTTCATGTTAATTATCTAGTTTTCCTTCGATGCAAATTCTGTTTGAGGTTCATTTACTCATATGCTCCAAAGTTAAATAACTGATTACATGAAAATTAAGGACTGCGGCAAGATAACGTCaaacatattattaattgaataatgaataaattgaacATGAGGAAATACGCACCAATTATTGCAGGATGAAAAAAAACTACTTTGGGGTTCATCAGCCTAACATGTTCATGTATCTGAAATCCGGGGACGTTCTGAAATTTATTAAAGCATTCCGAAATCAGCGGTGGGTGCAATGTGATAAACAATGACGTCAATCAATTGATGACTTTTTCTCCACCAGAGTGACTGCTGTAGCCCATGAGCAGCCCACCTTACTCAATTTTCAGGGTATGTCCAAATATTAAGTCAGTGAGTGAAATACAAAATGTAAAGTAATGCATTTACTGTGACTAACTTTTCTTAAGCCATGAATATTTAATAGTCCGCCAATTAATTCCTGAATCAAAGCCTGTTAATTGTTCTTAATTATGTTTACGTGCAGAAGAACTTATCATTGGAGGACCATGGTTATGccacagaaaattaaaaaattgagtttttctaTACAGTGTGTTTCCCACCCTGGTTAATGGTTGTTGTTACCTTCAGGAAATCTATGCAGTAATATGTATATCTGTTATGCACTAAAATATTTCCAGTGAATAGATCAGTTCCAACAGGTAGGCAGcataggcaatatttttttttggaacgCACGGCGGAGGACAGCAAAAATGATGCAATGTTGAGTAATCAGTCAAGTAATGAGAAAAGcccaaattaattcataaaatacatGATAAAAGAAGTAATTAAAGtgtttcaaaacatttgaaaattcttcgTCCGTAAATCATTAATACTTCAGTGGTGCAAAAATGGCACAATTTGTACAAATTGACTAGGACATCAATATTTTGCCTCTTCATATTTTTCAACAAGCAGCTATCAccaattccatattatttttaagatttttggtataaataacaACCACATTTGATTTTAACTCTTCCATTTTAccattaacttcataaacaataCATTCCcaaagcaaaataaatgcaaaaaaatagcaATCGCTTACCATTATGTTCATCAGACATTTATTTGGCAAAGGTGGAGAGGTACGCAGTTTCTGCATAAATACACGCACTTAGTTGTGCGTTCTTCATGAGGTTAATAAGTTTGACCTGTATCCAgtctcttttttataatttttttttttagctcataCATGTGGAATATATCcatattgggtgctttccaatcaccttgcgtaGATTAGCTCACAttgcaacagattgaaacacactagcgcagacgaacaatggtgcacaggatgtgttcccatctgtttagcacAGATGACGTCACACCTGCGATTGgagattggaacacgctctgagctaaacagtttaaaacagatcagcgcagacacgcgattggaaagcacccattgttgGTAGTATGatcagtaaaattttcatcaaaaatgggCAGTTgggttattaatttaaaactccaCAAAAAATACGTAAGACCCTGTCACAAAACTTGACGTATTGAACGGAAATGGATGAAAATGATAGAAATGGTCGGAAATGGAAATGAGGTGCACACTTACTTTTGAAGTGCCCACAACTTGGTCATATTCAATGAAAAGGAGatagaatattgaaaatgtttcgttataTTTAGCTGCTTTATTTAAGCTCACTGGATTATGTACATTAATTGATCCCACTTACAGGAGAATCTGCTTATCAGGAGGAAACAGAACAACATGAAACATTCACAAAACTCCATcgtaataattatgaattattctgTACAACAAATTGATACAATCACATTCCAAAACAATAGTAAAAAACCAGAAATAGATTTAACAAGTGTTTGCCATGATTGAATCTAACAGCCTAAGACGTATTTGCCTCAACATAAtatcaacaacaaaaatattacacataaatgAACACAGGTACAGTTTCAGGGAAATGGATTTGTAATGTCCGCTTAGAGTAGAGACAGAATGGTATGAAATAAATACAATCCACAAATCAGCAAAATATTGACATGATTCCAATGAGGGACACATGCAAGAAAGCTAATGATTATTAAGGGTTGTTTGATGCAATTGCCATGATCAGGGCAGTGACCTGAGACTGTAAGTGATGCTCGAAATATCATGACTCCGAAAACTGAGTCATTGCAGTCTTAACcctgaaaaaaaaagttaaaatcaaaTCAGTATAAGATTTGAAGGTTTGATAAATAATTACTAAAGTAG
Encoded proteins:
- the LOC124163786 gene encoding protein maelstrom isoform X2, with product MSDKLSKIKGECRSTLDWKVSSIGSVKYILATMVGLLPTQAINVYLGSTLRSMEDVLSDETTAFTGYIVFAVQILIGVSLMVFVVHKARLELRKALEQDLSTNIQTLDSKAFEIVS
- the LOC124163786 gene encoding transmembrane protein 64 isoform X1, which translates into the protein MNEKVDIEKGLSGGKTSSENLYVKFNIISFGSLCNCILSTGTLAFLALLVFECKDYIQSVLVWVENQESWAIYLILVSLFTIVSFPFTWGYLFLNIACGYLFGIIRGFVAVVITAVIGVFIAHSVIRMFFTGFALMRLFNSDYARAMLRVISGPQAFKVVAFARLTPIPFGLQNTIFAVSSIGSVKYILATMVGLLPTQAINVYLGSTLRSMEDVLSDETTAFTGYIVFAVQILIGVSLMVFVVHKARLELRKALEQDLSTNIQTLDSKAFEIVS